A region of Pyxidicoccus parkwaysis DNA encodes the following proteins:
- a CDS encoding tetratricopeptide repeat protein has product MPARSVIFRLLAAAPLCVLSACASNAASQADVGALRAELQSLRESQARLTERLQRLEAHAAVDKVRSGEGAAKAAPSNASPSPSGDGLGATPELAVVKLKPRNEPAPKLPTAVAVVEPDSEQMEMFISAVPDGASASSGGDAATVVSSRDDAAEEKDPDVLDAEYDKAVSLLRTGNVEGGVERLRRFAEENPRHPRADNALYFSGLGLIGLSEFKDAARTFERLIKTYPAGDAMLDSMLRLAECRMRLNQAADAKALYTRVVTQFPGTAAATQAEQRLAALPQ; this is encoded by the coding sequence GTGCCCGCGCGCTCCGTCATCTTCCGTTTGCTCGCCGCCGCGCCGTTGTGCGTGCTGAGCGCCTGCGCGTCCAACGCCGCCAGCCAGGCGGATGTGGGGGCGTTGCGAGCGGAGCTGCAGTCCCTGCGCGAGTCGCAGGCGCGCCTCACGGAGCGCCTGCAGCGCCTGGAGGCGCACGCGGCGGTGGACAAGGTCCGCTCCGGTGAGGGTGCCGCGAAGGCCGCGCCCTCGAATGCGAGCCCCTCGCCCTCGGGAGACGGCCTGGGCGCCACGCCGGAGCTGGCGGTGGTGAAGCTCAAGCCGCGCAACGAGCCCGCGCCGAAGCTGCCCACTGCGGTGGCCGTGGTGGAGCCGGACTCGGAGCAGATGGAGATGTTCATCAGCGCCGTGCCGGACGGGGCGTCGGCCTCCTCGGGTGGCGACGCCGCCACGGTGGTCTCCTCGCGCGACGACGCCGCGGAGGAGAAGGACCCGGACGTGCTGGACGCCGAGTACGACAAGGCCGTGTCGCTCCTGCGCACCGGCAACGTGGAGGGCGGCGTGGAGCGCCTGCGCCGCTTCGCGGAGGAGAACCCGCGCCACCCTCGCGCCGACAACGCGCTGTACTTCAGCGGGCTCGGGCTGATCGGCCTCAGCGAGTTCAAGGACGCCGCGCGCACCTTCGAGCGGCTCATCAAGACCTATCCCGCCGGAGATGCCATGCTGGACAGCATGCTCCGGCTCGCCGAGTGCCGGATGCGGCTCAATCAAGCCGCGGATGCCAAGGCGCTCTATACCCGTGTCGTCACCCAGTTCCCGGGGACGGCCGCCGCCACGCAGGCGGAGCAGCGGCTCGCCGCGCTCCCGCAGTGA
- a CDS encoding DNA-processing protein DprA, which produces MADAETDSLTAEEQACLALWAVPGLGPRTLAALRAFADGSLAALASVPVRDWVSQAPVSSQVRTRLAAVDALPSLAARVLEACRRGGLRVAFAGQPTYPDRLREVEDAPPLLFYRGQPGLPRRRVAMVGSRHPDHGFLPFARDFARRVASAGVGVVSGAAIGVDQACHWGALDVGGETWAFVGSALDALDPAQARLLPHVLGRGGVFFSELPPGVRASVTTFPRRNRLISGASDVVLVLRAGKGSGALYTAEAGRAQGRPVYALPGDVRQAAAVGCNELLRDGHASACLGPEDVWRVVGVQPGNTVAPIPGASWDELSAEAKGTYGVLDRVPRTFDEVLLGSSLSPAALTSALVELELTGLVIQHPGKVYEKV; this is translated from the coding sequence ATGGCGGACGCTGAGACGGACAGCCTCACGGCGGAAGAGCAGGCATGCCTGGCACTCTGGGCCGTTCCCGGCCTGGGGCCGAGGACGCTGGCCGCCCTGCGCGCCTTCGCGGATGGAAGTCTCGCGGCGCTCGCCTCCGTCCCTGTACGGGACTGGGTGTCCCAGGCGCCGGTCTCCTCACAGGTGCGTACGCGGCTGGCGGCGGTGGACGCGCTGCCTTCGCTGGCGGCGCGGGTGCTGGAGGCCTGCCGCCGGGGTGGCCTGCGGGTGGCATTCGCCGGGCAGCCCACGTATCCGGACCGGCTGCGGGAGGTGGAGGACGCGCCTCCGCTGCTCTTCTACCGGGGGCAGCCCGGGCTTCCCCGGCGCCGGGTGGCCATGGTGGGCAGCCGCCATCCGGACCATGGATTCCTACCTTTTGCCCGGGACTTCGCGCGGCGGGTGGCTTCGGCGGGGGTGGGGGTGGTGTCGGGGGCGGCCATCGGCGTGGACCAGGCGTGCCACTGGGGCGCCCTGGACGTGGGCGGCGAGACATGGGCCTTCGTGGGCTCGGCCCTGGATGCGTTGGACCCGGCGCAAGCCCGCCTGCTTCCTCACGTTTTGGGGCGTGGGGGCGTGTTCTTCAGCGAGCTCCCGCCTGGGGTCCGGGCGAGCGTCACGACTTTCCCGCGCCGCAACCGACTCATCTCCGGCGCATCGGACGTGGTCCTGGTGTTGAGGGCGGGGAAGGGCTCCGGGGCGCTGTACACGGCGGAGGCGGGGCGGGCGCAGGGGCGGCCGGTATACGCGCTGCCCGGGGATGTGAGGCAGGCGGCGGCGGTGGGCTGCAACGAGCTGCTGCGGGACGGGCATGCGAGCGCATGCCTGGGCCCGGAAGATGTGTGGCGGGTGGTGGGCGTTCAGCCGGGGAACACGGTGGCTCCAATCCCCGGGGCCTCGTGGGACGAGCTCTCCGCGGAAGCGAAGGGCACCTACGGGGTGTTGGACCGGGTTCCCCGGACATTTGACGAGGTGCTGCTCGGCAGCAGCCTCTCACCGGCGGCGCTCACCAGCGCGCTGGTGGAGCTGGAGTTGACGGGGCTGGTCATCCAGCACCCGGGCAAGGTGTACGAAAAGGTCTAG
- the pgeF gene encoding peptidoglycan editing factor PgeF codes for MSTAFLTSTLLPVPHGFATRAGGVSDGPYASLNLGFSTGDTRENVLENLRRLAAAAGAPLGALGRVSQVHGDRVLESRGGEGEELKPVEGEADALWTEAAGAWVAVGTADCVPVLLVDPDGRRVAAVHSGWRGTDADISARAVEVLVAKGARPERLLAAVGPCIQRCCYEVSGELGQRFTGRFGAEVVESSGGAVKLDLSRAVRLTLLRAGLKPGHVDVLPACTACEPERFFSHRRDAGRTGRHLNYVAHRF; via the coding sequence ATGTCGACCGCGTTCCTGACGTCCACGCTGCTGCCTGTCCCTCACGGTTTCGCCACCCGCGCGGGAGGCGTCTCGGACGGGCCGTACGCGTCGCTCAACCTGGGCTTCTCCACCGGTGACACGCGGGAGAACGTGCTGGAGAACCTCCGCCGGCTGGCCGCCGCCGCCGGGGCGCCGCTGGGCGCGCTGGGCCGCGTGTCGCAGGTGCACGGTGACAGGGTGCTGGAGTCGCGGGGCGGGGAAGGGGAGGAGCTCAAGCCCGTGGAGGGCGAGGCGGACGCGCTGTGGACGGAGGCCGCGGGCGCCTGGGTGGCCGTGGGCACGGCGGACTGCGTGCCCGTGCTGCTGGTGGACCCGGACGGACGGCGCGTGGCGGCGGTGCACTCCGGGTGGCGGGGCACGGACGCGGACATCAGCGCGCGGGCGGTGGAGGTGCTGGTGGCGAAGGGTGCGCGGCCGGAGCGGCTGCTCGCGGCGGTGGGGCCCTGCATCCAGCGCTGCTGCTACGAGGTGTCCGGCGAGCTGGGCCAGCGCTTCACCGGCCGCTTCGGCGCGGAGGTGGTGGAGTCCTCCGGCGGCGCCGTGAAGCTGGATTTGTCACGCGCGGTGCGGCTGACGCTGCTGCGCGCGGGACTGAAGCCCGGACATGTGGACGTGCTACCAGCCTGTACCGCATGTGAGCCCGAGCGCTTCTTCTCCCACCGGCGCGACGCGGGGCGCACCGGTCGCCACCTCAACTACGTGGCGCACCGCTTCTAG
- a CDS encoding LysM peptidoglycan-binding domain-containing protein, producing the protein MRSRILTSLMLSLAVAPAWSARAQQEGSEEQDQDTGNETEGAEVMDEAPERPQGTVSVPPGTKGRESAPGEVHQVQEGDTLWDLSQRYLGSPWYWPKVWSYNPEIANPHWIYPGNQVRFYGTGEEVPTRVAPGTEIAAEDVTAPTELSGGDLVTVTGKIGYDVSSSRPVTTQGFVTQRELDEAGRIEGSASGALMLSFPDTAYIRFKKKGNAKVGDRYVVFHTSQTVTHPVTKKKLGYLTDFLGTVRVIRVSDNFVTAQVVDTWDGMERGDLVGPVGERLTERVAPKPNAKEVQATVVTALVPYLTLLGEFHTVVLDKGSADGVQLGNTFTILRQGDPSLQVLGQPAKPLTAREKRFPWEDIGSCLVTEVKERTSNCLMVRSLEELVAGDRAVMRVGEPTASR; encoded by the coding sequence ATGCGCTCCCGGATCCTCACCTCGCTGATGTTGAGCCTCGCCGTCGCGCCGGCCTGGAGCGCACGCGCCCAGCAGGAGGGCAGCGAGGAGCAGGACCAGGACACCGGCAATGAGACGGAGGGCGCCGAGGTCATGGACGAGGCGCCCGAGCGTCCCCAGGGCACCGTGTCCGTGCCTCCCGGCACCAAGGGCCGCGAGAGCGCCCCGGGCGAGGTCCACCAGGTGCAGGAGGGCGACACGCTCTGGGACCTCTCCCAGCGCTACCTGGGCAGCCCCTGGTACTGGCCGAAGGTCTGGTCCTACAACCCCGAAATCGCCAACCCGCATTGGATCTACCCGGGCAACCAGGTGCGCTTCTACGGCACGGGCGAGGAGGTGCCCACCCGCGTGGCCCCGGGCACCGAAATCGCCGCCGAGGACGTCACGGCGCCCACCGAATTGAGCGGCGGCGACCTCGTCACGGTGACGGGGAAGATTGGCTACGACGTGTCGAGCTCGCGCCCCGTGACGACGCAGGGCTTCGTCACCCAGCGTGAGCTGGACGAGGCCGGCCGCATCGAGGGCTCCGCCTCCGGCGCGCTGATGCTGTCCTTCCCGGACACCGCCTACATCCGCTTCAAGAAGAAGGGCAACGCCAAGGTGGGGGACCGCTACGTCGTCTTCCACACCTCCCAGACGGTCACCCACCCGGTGACGAAGAAGAAGCTGGGCTACCTCACGGACTTCCTCGGCACGGTGCGCGTGATCCGCGTGAGCGACAACTTCGTCACCGCCCAGGTGGTGGACACGTGGGACGGCATGGAGCGCGGCGACCTGGTGGGCCCCGTGGGTGAGCGCCTCACCGAGCGCGTGGCCCCGAAGCCCAACGCCAAGGAGGTCCAGGCCACCGTCGTCACCGCGCTGGTGCCGTACCTGACGCTGCTCGGCGAGTTCCACACGGTGGTGTTGGACAAGGGCAGCGCGGACGGCGTGCAGCTCGGCAACACCTTCACCATCCTCCGTCAGGGGGACCCGTCCCTCCAGGTGCTCGGCCAGCCCGCCAAGCCGCTCACCGCGCGCGAGAAGCGCTTCCCCTGGGAGGACATCGGCTCCTGCCTGGTGACCGAGGTGAAGGAGCGCACCTCCAACTGCCTCATGGTGCGCTCGCTGGAGGAGCTCGTCGCAGGCGACCGCGCCGTCATGCGCGTGGGCGAGCCCACCGCCAGCCGCTGA